From the genome of Glycine max cultivar Williams 82 chromosome 2, Glycine_max_v4.0, whole genome shotgun sequence, one region includes:
- the LOC100804844 gene encoding apoptosis-linked gene 2-interacting protein X 1 has product MMLHFVQPSKLKTKKMVFEDVYASCDSTTLEHLKELSSKRKAIEDSINECNFVTEAIAKEMSGGLESRFEQDIHKIENYLPFLEILIPYADATSTINQIQISQWNAALKIRWSSALTTSSFFKIKGPKFFQINNLRFELGMTLFLCGGILRERALEVLSTDLVQSATIFRQAAGIYHHLAQEVLPHLEPELPPEKPPEALAAVSSIMSLICLAEAQAVTIRKAEEKGTSSSLLAKLHHGVTLFLEEAIGIFHTVVTQCKDISSRLSEFMYFCKCLHELKGQQYLAESLKACGQIGAAIGVLSSVLNKVKKKIPGEDPWKSIYQKQIQDASEVLRKFVHENDFVWHEKIPSIYELPLPEGTKIVTFIPYSPKRWERQLSFKGLV; this is encoded by the exons ATGATGCTGCATTTTGTGCAGCCGTCAAAGTTGAAAACTAAGAAG ATGGTGTTTGAGGATGTATATGCTTCCTGTGATTCTACAACGCTTGAGCATCTTAAGGAATTAAGCTCAAAACGTAAAGCTATTGAAGATTCTATTAATGAGTGCAACTTCGTTACAGAAGCTATTGCAAAAGAAATGTCTGGAGGGTTGGAATCTCGCTTTGAACAG GATATTCACAAAATAGAGAATTATCTGCCATTTCTGGAAATTTTGATTCCCTATGCTGATGCAACAAGTACCATTAACCAAATCCAAATTTCTCAATGGAATGCGGCTCTTAAGATACGCTGGAGTAGTGCCCTGACCACATCTTCTTTCTTCAAAATCAAGGGCcccaaattttttcaaattaacaaTTTGCGATTTGAGCTTGGTATGACCCTTTTTCTTTGTGGTGGAATCCTGCGAGAGAGGGCTTTAGAAGTTTTATCAACCG ATTTGGTTCAATCTGCCACCATTTTCAGACAAGCTGCTGGCATTTATCATCACCTAGCACAAGAGGTTCTTCCCCACTTAGAGCCTGAATTGCCACCAGAAAAACCCCCTGAAGCTCTTGCTGCAGTATCCTCCATTATGAGCCTCATTTGCTTGGCTGAGGCCCAG GCAGTAACCATAAGGAAGGCTGAAGAGAAAGGTACTTCTTCAAGTCTCCTGGCAAAGTTGCATCATGGTGTTACactttttcttgaagaagctATTGGAATTTTTCATACAGTTGTTACACAGTGCAAAGACATTTCATCACGCTTGTCG GAATTTATGTATTTCTGCAAGTGTTTACATGAGTTGAAAGGTCAGCAATATCTTGCAGAAAGCCTGAAGGCTTGTGGTCAAATAGGGGCTGCTATTGGAGTTCTTAGTTCTGTGTTGAATAAGGTGAAAAAGAAGATACCAGGGGAAGATCCTTGGAAATCTATTTACCAAAAGCAAATTCAAGATGCTTCTGAAGTGCTTAGAAAGTTTGTACATGAGAATGATTTTGTTTGGCATGAGAAAATCCCTTCAATATATGAGTTACCCTTGCCTGAGGGTACTAAAATAGTCACTTTTATTCCTTATAGTCCCAAAAGATGGGAAAGACAACTTTCTTTCAAGGGACTGGTGTAg
- the LOC100805920 gene encoding uncharacterized protein: MGFHEKWILWIKSCLLSRLASMLVNGSPTHEFGLHRGFCQGEPLVPFIFTIVGEGLTGMMREVTRKNLFKGFQVGNDLVEVNLLQYADDTIIVGEISLNNVLVIKTMLRNFELISMLKVNFFKTRIGGIGVGDEVLERFSDILNCQIMSFLFTYLGVLIGENPRCEKT; this comes from the coding sequence ATGGGATTTCATGAAAAATGGATTCTTTGGATTAAGAGTTGTTTGCTTTCTAGATTAGCATCTATGCTTGTGAATGGTAGTCCAACTCATGAATTTGGATTACATAGAGGGTTTTGTCAAGGTGAACCATTGGTGCCTTTTATTTTTACCATTGTTGGAGAAGGCCTTACCGGTATGATGAGAGAAGTGACTAGGAAAAACTTGTTCAAGGGTTTTCAGGTGGGAAATGATTTGGTGGAAGTCAACTTACTACAATATGCTGATGACACTATTATTGTGGGGGAGATATCCTTGAACAATGTATTGGTCATTAAGACTATGTTGAGAAATTTTGAGTTGATATCCATGTTGAAGGTCAACTTTTTCAAGACTAGGATTGGTGGGATTGGTGTAGGTGACGAGGTGTTAGAGAGGTTCTCGGAtattcttaattgtcaaatcaTGTCCTTCCTTTTCACATACTTGGGTGTCCTCATTGGAGAAAATCCTAGGTGTGAGAAGACTTAA